A single region of the Salvia miltiorrhiza cultivar Shanhuang (shh) chromosome 8, IMPLAD_Smil_shh, whole genome shotgun sequence genome encodes:
- the LOC131001099 gene encoding magnesium transporter MRS2-I — protein sequence MTGREGGYVVPADPLNAVGGLKKKGGGSRSWILLDSSGQEIVLDVDKYAIMHRVQIHARDLRILDPLLSYPSTILGRERAIVLNLEHIKAIITSEEVLLRDPLDDNVVPIVEDLRRRLKPLNDNREVNGDGKELPAQHDVETGEEDDSPFEFRALEVALEAICSFLSARTIELESAVYPALDMLTSKISSRNLDRVRKLKSQMTRLTARVQKVRDELEQLLDDDDDMADLYLSRKLAGASPVSGSGVASWFLASPTIGSKISKASRASIATMRGDENDVEELEMLLEAYFMQIDGTLNKLTTLREYIDNTEDYINIQLDNHRNQLIQLELFLSAGTVCLSIYSLVAGIFGMNIPYTWNDHHGYMFKWVVICTGIFCAVLFVLIMSYARYKGLVGS from the exons ATGACGGGTCGAGAAGGAGGGTACGTTGTACCGGCGGATCCTCTGAATGCCGTCGGCGGGTTGAAGAAGAAGGGCGGCGGGTCGCGCAGCTGGATCCTCTTGGATTCCTCGGGTCAGGAAATCGTTCTGGATGTCGACAAATACGCGATCATGCATCGCGTGCAGATACACGCTCGTGACCTTCGCATTCTCGACCCACTCTTGTCGTACCCATCCACCATCCTCGGCCGCGAGAGAGCCATTGTTCTCAATTTGGAA CATATCAAGGCTATAATCACATCTGAAGAG gTTTTACTTCGTGATCCATTGGATGATAATGTAGTTCCTATAGTGGAGGACCTCCGAAGGCGATTGAAACCACTAAATGATAATCGAGAAGTTAATGGTGATGGCAAGGAGTTGCCTGCGCAGCATGATGTTGAGACTGGTGAAGAAGACG ATTCTCCATTTGAATTTCGGGCCCTTGAGGTGGCATTGGAAGCTATTTGTAGTTTTCTTTCTGCTCGCACAATCGAATTGGAGAGTGCAGTTTACCCAGCTTTGGATATGCTTACGTCAAAG ATTAGTAGCCGTAATTTAGACCGTGTACGGAAGTTAAAGAGTCAAATGACAAGGTTGACTGCTCGTGTGCAAAAG GTGCGAGACGAGCTGGAACAGCTTTTGGATGACGACGATGATATGGCGGACCTTTACTTATCCAGGAAGTTGGCTGGTGCATCACCTGTGAGTGGCTCGGGTGTGGCTAGTTGGTTCTTAGCATCTCCTACCATAGGCTCCAAGATATCCAAGGCCAGTAGGGCAAGTATAGCAACCATGCGTGGGGATGAAAATGACGTTGAGGAACTTGAAATGCTTCTCGAG gcCTACTTCATGCAAATTGATGGCACATTAAACAAATTGACTACG CTGCGTGAATACATTGACAACACCGAAGATTATATCAATATCCAG CTTGATAATCATCGAAACCAGCTCATTCAG TTGGAGCTGTTTCTGAGTGCTGGAACCGTATGTTTATCTATTTACTCGTTGGTAGCTGGAATTTTCGGTATGAACATTCCATACACTTGGAATGACCATCACGGATACATGTTTAAATGG GTGGTCATCTGCACGGGGATCTTTTGCGCGGTTCTTTTTGTGCTTATAATGTCTTATGCGCGCTACAAAGGGCTCGTCGGATCTTGA